ACAAAGAATGTGTTGTAACGTCTTTGTCTTTATAATTGTAACGTCTTTGTCTTTATAATTTTGCAAATCTCCTACTCTTGAGTTATCCTGGTAGGTCTACTGCATTATGTgccaaaacaaacaaaattgttGCTATGGATTCTTATACATTTCAAGTAAGATGAGCTGTGAAACATCGATATTGTGTTGACTACTGCAAATTCTGGTTCCGAAATGCACATAGAAAATTTCCCTTTTATATTAGACTTCATGGGAGGGATGGCCTTGGctcagcggtaagcttgcttaccgtggtgtgccagggtcgggggttcgaaacgcccctccagcgaagctggggtgagggcgcgtaggtcaggcccggagtggtcccccctccccgacacctacggagtaggtatgaaccgggtcgtcccTATATTAGACTTCATGACTTCGGTGTTATACGCCATTCTTGCACTGAGTTCTAATTATAATCCTTTTCATTGTTTCTCAGCACAAGGTCCCGTTACTATCTCTTGAGGCGTTGCATCACCTTCACATTTTTATCTTTGTCCTAGCTATTGTGCATGTGACTTTTTCTGTTCTGACTATTGTATTTGGAGGAGTAAAGGTCAGTACTACGTGTTTCTGCTTCAGTTACTTTTGTGCGGGTTTCTTTTGCTTTGTCTTTCGGGCTAAATCATTGTTTGTAATCTTTTTAATAATGGCCTAGATACGTCAATGGAAGAGCTGGGAGGATGCAATCGTAAAAGTGGATCCTGAATCCGAACATGGTATGGATCATCGTCCATAAAAAGATACATCCAACATTTTggcacataattttttttactaccGAAGAGTTTCATGATTCATCTGTTTTGTTTCCCTTATGCTAGAATAGCTAAGTATAAAATATCGGGAATCACGTCATTCTTCTCTAAAGTGCAAGTGACTAAAGAGCAAAGGAAGTAAATGGTTGAAACGAGAAGCTACTGATATTGATGTTCCATTTTGCAGCTCAACTGAAACCATCAGTTACTCATGTCCATGAACATGATTTCATCAGGAATCGGTTTCAGGGTATCGGTAAACAATCACTCGTTATGGGTTGGGCGGTAAGCACTTCCTGTCCCTACTAAGTACTAAAAAATCAATCGTTATATGTAAAGTTATTGCTATATGATTGTCGTTTATCTTTTGCTAGATTGTCATAAGTTTTAACTTACTGCTTTGGTGAAAATTTGCAGCATTCTTTCTTCAAGCAATTTTATGCTTCTGTAAACGAGTCAGACTACAGAGCGCTTCGTTTGGGGTTCATTATGGTAAACTATGTTCTCTTGCCTGATTGAGTTGTTAGATACTGGCTACCATGTACTGGGTTCTTTTACTTGGCTTATGATATAGTAAAAGCAGATTCCTTGTGTAGACACATTGCAGGGGAAATCCAAGATTCAATTTCTATAGGTACATGGTACGTGCTCTGGAAGACGATTTTACGACAGTTGTCGGTATCAGGCAAGTAATAGGATGATGCTAATGCTCTTAGACATTTTCCTCTTCAACTCTCTCACCTCTGGTTCTTCAAATTAACTTGTTACTCTTTGCTTTTGTTGGTTGCAGCTGGTATCTCTGGGGTTTCGTAATAATCTTCTTGTTGCTTAATATTAATGGTATGCCAGTTCAAACTTGACATAGACTTGTTCCCCTTGCCACATTGCTATTGTGCTTCGTTCTTTCGTTTTACATGAAGTTTTCAGCACTATTTTAGTTTCATGTTACCAAGGTTCTTCTGTTGCATATAGTTTTCTGGTCATTGTGTTGTGGATTACGATTTGAAGGTTCATATATCATTATGCTTTTGCAGGTTGGCATACGTATTTCTGGATTGCTTTCGTTCCTTTTATAGTGAGTAACCCTATCATAACTTTTACTTGTGTAGTTTCCAGTATTACAGTCAGCCAAATTTCTTGTCATATATCTGGTTTTCTGTCTTGTTTTTCTGTTTTGCAGTACAAATCTTATGCAGGAGGAAGCTAACTTGATTTCTGTGTCCTTtcgttcttcttttcttttcgtGTTTTTTTTCCAGCTTCTACTTGCAGTTGGAACAAAGTTGGAGCATGTGATTATACAGTTAGCTCATGAAATTGCTGAGAGACATGTAGCAGTAGAAGGTGAATTGATTGTAACACCATCCGATGATCACTTTTGGTTCGATCGCCCTCAAATTATCCTCTTCTTGATACATTTTATTCTATTCCAAAATGCTTTTGAAATAGCATTTTTCTTCTGGATTTTGGTAAGCTAGTAATCAAGTAAACACCATTATGTTCAATGTTTTAATGTAGTTCAATTCTCTTTTCCTAATTTCATGTTTTTTGATCTTTGTAGTTCCAATATGGCTTTTTCTCCTGCATTATGGGAAAATACGTGTTTGTTATTCCTCGGCTTGTCATAGGGTAGAGTTCATTACTCCTTATCAGCtctactcccccccccccccccccggcctAGACCCGGGACCTAGCCCCGACCCAGGCCTCCCGACCCCACCTCCTTCCAGTACCAGGATTTTCACCAAGAGGATTCAATATCtactatattatattaataaaagataCTTGGCGAAAGGGATTCAAATGAACCTcctatattatattaataaaagataCTTGGCGAAAGGGATTTAGATGAACCTCCTTGCGTCTGCCTAGTTCCGTGCCCCTTATCCTTCTCTATTGAAGCAAATGTTCTTGCATTTCTTTACCTTCCATAATATCAGATTTGTCAGAGTGTTCATATATGAGGATGGTTTTTTCATCTTTTACAGGGTTATCATTCAAGTTTTATGCAGCTATAGCACATTGCCACTTTATGCTCTAGTTACACAGGTGACTTTCTGTCCATTGATATAACGTAAACCCAAACATTCtcctaaatatttttctttttgtatgaaTTATAGATGGGGAGTCATTATAAGAAGTCAATGTTCGATAAACATGTTCAAGCTTGCCTCCTGGATTGGGCTGATAAGGCAAAAAAGAAGAAGGGACTTAAGATTGCTAGCCCTGTCCATTCAATTGACGGTTCTGTTCAAGGATCACCAACGTCCGTAAGTGGGCGCAAAGACTACCCTCAAAATAGGGTTTAGCTGCTTGGATCGGAGACTGCTTCTCTGCCTCACCTTTGAGGTACTAGTATAGACTGTGTatactctacc
The Capsicum annuum cultivar UCD-10X-F1 chromosome 6, UCD10Xv1.1, whole genome shotgun sequence DNA segment above includes these coding regions:
- the LOC107874591 gene encoding MLO-like protein 1 isoform X2 → MLLGFISLLLTVFQSRIVKICVPHRVVTHLLPCSLSLEGSSHSGSSLGGSPSPSPPEVPRPSNNSVHYHPGPHHQRHLLAAEETPKGYCSHKHKVPLLSLEALHHLHIFIFVLAIVHVTFSVLTIVFGGVKIRQWKSWEDAIVKVDPESEHAQLKPSVTHVHEHDFIRNRFQGIGKQSLVMGWAHSFFKQFYASVNESDYRALRLGFIMTHCRGNPRFNFYRYMVRALEDDFTTVVGISWYLWGFVIIFLLLNINGWHTYFWIAFVPFILLLAVGTKLEHVIIQLAHEIAERHVAVEGELIVTPSDDHFWFDRPQIILFLIHFILFQNAFEIAFFFWILFQYGFFSCIMGKYVFVIPRLVIGVIIQVLCSYSTLPLYALVTQMGSHYKKSMFDKHVQACLLDWADKAKKKKGLKIASPVHSIDGSVQGSPTSVSGRKDYPQNRV
- the LOC107874591 gene encoding MLO-like protein 1 isoform X1; translated protein: MGGGGEDEGSLEFTPTWVVAGVCTVIVAISLTLERLLHYTGKHLKKKKQKHLYEALQKVKEELMLLGFISLLLTVFQSRIVKICVPHRVVTHLLPCSLSLEGSSHSGSSLGGSPSPSPPEVPRPSNNSVHYHPGPHHQRHLLAAEETPKGYCSHKHKVPLLSLEALHHLHIFIFVLAIVHVTFSVLTIVFGGVKIRQWKSWEDAIVKVDPESEHAQLKPSVTHVHEHDFIRNRFQGIGKQSLVMGWAHSFFKQFYASVNESDYRALRLGFIMTHCRGNPRFNFYRYMVRALEDDFTTVVGISWYLWGFVIIFLLLNINGWHTYFWIAFVPFILLLAVGTKLEHVIIQLAHEIAERHVAVEGELIVTPSDDHFWFDRPQIILFLIHFILFQNAFEIAFFFWILFQYGFFSCIMGKYVFVIPRLVIGVIIQVLCSYSTLPLYALVTQMGSHYKKSMFDKHVQACLLDWADKAKKKKGLKIASPVHSIDGSVQGSPTSVSGRKDYPQNRV